One window of the Streptomyces asoensis genome contains the following:
- a CDS encoding acyl-CoA dehydrogenase family protein, whose amino-acid sequence MPDRVPSPVDRSLPTAEARELMTLVRDIARREIAPAAAEEEDAGRFPRELFTLLSASGLLGLPYDSAHGGGDQPYEVYLQVVEELATARLTVGLGVSVHTLASYALAAYGTDAQRAAHLPAMLGGGQLGAYCLSEPSSGSDAASLRTRAVRESGGDWVITGTKAWITHAGLADFYTVLARTGAAGASGITAFLVPGDAAGLSVAAPERKMGLKGSPTAQVHLDGVRIPDARRIGDEGQGFAIALAALESGRLGIAACAVGLAQAALDEAVAWAGQRRQFGRPIADFQGLRFLLADMATRIEAGRALYLAAARRRDAGRPFGRQAAMAKLHCTDAAMQVTIDAVQVLGGYGYTADFPVERYLREAKVLQIVEGTNQIQRMVIARHLLGPDTR is encoded by the coding sequence ATGCCCGACCGCGTGCCGTCCCCGGTGGACCGTTCCCTGCCCACGGCCGAGGCCCGGGAACTCATGACGCTGGTGCGTGACATCGCCCGACGCGAGATCGCACCGGCCGCTGCCGAGGAGGAGGACGCCGGGCGCTTCCCGCGCGAGCTGTTCACCCTGCTGTCGGCATCGGGGCTGCTCGGTCTGCCGTACGACTCCGCGCACGGCGGCGGCGACCAGCCCTACGAGGTGTACCTCCAGGTCGTCGAAGAGCTCGCCACGGCCCGCCTCACCGTCGGGCTGGGCGTCAGCGTCCACACGCTGGCCTCCTACGCGCTGGCCGCCTACGGCACGGACGCCCAGCGGGCCGCGCACCTGCCCGCCATGCTCGGCGGCGGGCAGCTCGGGGCGTACTGCCTCTCCGAGCCGTCCTCCGGGTCGGACGCGGCCTCGCTGCGGACCAGGGCCGTGCGGGAGAGCGGCGGGGACTGGGTGATCACCGGCACCAAGGCCTGGATCACCCACGCCGGGCTCGCCGACTTCTACACCGTCCTGGCCCGTACCGGCGCCGCGGGCGCGTCGGGGATCACCGCGTTCCTGGTGCCCGGCGACGCCGCGGGACTGAGCGTCGCGGCCCCCGAGCGCAAGATGGGGCTGAAGGGCTCGCCCACCGCCCAGGTCCACCTCGACGGCGTACGGATCCCCGACGCCCGGCGCATCGGCGACGAGGGGCAGGGCTTCGCGATCGCCCTGGCCGCGCTGGAGTCGGGCCGGCTCGGCATCGCGGCCTGCGCGGTCGGCCTCGCCCAGGCGGCCCTCGACGAGGCCGTCGCCTGGGCGGGGCAGCGACGGCAGTTCGGGCGGCCGATCGCCGACTTCCAGGGGCTGCGCTTCCTGCTCGCCGACATGGCGACCCGGATCGAGGCGGGCCGGGCGCTGTACCTGGCGGCCGCGCGGCGGCGGGACGCCGGACGGCCGTTCGGCCGGCAGGCGGCCATGGCGAAACTCCACTGCACCGACGCGGCCATGCAGGTCACCATCGACGCCGTCCAGGTCCTCGGCGGGTACGGCTACACCGCCGACTTCCCCGTCGAGCGCTACCTGCGCGAGGCCAAGGTCCTCCAGATCGTCGAGGGCACGAACCAGATCCAGCGGATGGTCATCGCCCGTCACCTACTGGGTCCGGACACCCGCTGA
- a CDS encoding glycoside hydrolase family 18 protein codes for MHTPLRPRPRPRARFRTLLSAACCAALGAALLAGAGTATAGEPRPAEARTTGSKVVGYFTDWGIYDRQYYVRNIETSGSADRLTHINYAFGNVADGKCALGDSWADTDRPFTAGESVDGVADTADQPLSGNFNQLRKLKKLHPKLKVIWSFGGWSWSGGFGEAAKDPAAFARSCHDLVENSQWADVFDGIDIDWEYPNACGLTCDTSGREAFRDVMKALRAEFGKRELITAAITADATGGGKIEAADYGGAARYVDWYNPMTYDYFGAWAATGPTAPHSPLTSYPGIPQQGYDTAATIAKLKSLGIPSRKLLLGIGFYGRGWTGVTQAKPGGTATGPAAGTYEDGNEDYKVLKVKCPATGTVGGTAYAKCGNDWWSYDTPATIATKMKYKSRQGLGGTFFWELSGDTANGELIRAIK; via the coding sequence ATGCACACCCCGCTCCGCCCCCGCCCCCGCCCCCGCGCCCGGTTCCGGACGCTGCTGTCCGCCGCCTGTTGCGCCGCGCTCGGCGCCGCCCTGCTCGCCGGCGCGGGCACCGCCACCGCCGGCGAGCCCCGCCCCGCCGAAGCCCGCACCACCGGCTCCAAGGTCGTGGGCTACTTCACCGACTGGGGCATCTACGACCGCCAGTACTACGTCAGGAACATCGAGACGTCCGGCTCCGCGGACCGGCTCACCCACATCAACTACGCCTTCGGCAACGTCGCCGACGGCAAGTGCGCCCTCGGCGACTCCTGGGCGGACACCGACAGGCCGTTCACCGCCGGGGAGTCCGTGGACGGCGTCGCCGACACGGCGGACCAGCCGCTCAGCGGCAACTTCAACCAGCTGCGCAAGCTGAAGAAGCTGCACCCGAAGCTCAAGGTCATCTGGTCGTTCGGCGGTTGGAGCTGGTCGGGCGGGTTCGGCGAGGCGGCCAAGGACCCGGCGGCCTTCGCCAGGTCCTGCCACGACCTGGTCGAGAACTCACAGTGGGCGGACGTCTTCGACGGCATCGACATCGACTGGGAGTACCCGAACGCCTGCGGCCTCACCTGCGACACCAGCGGCCGCGAGGCCTTCCGGGACGTCATGAAGGCGCTGCGCGCCGAGTTCGGCAAGCGCGAGCTGATCACAGCGGCGATCACGGCGGACGCGACCGGCGGCGGCAAGATCGAGGCGGCGGACTACGGGGGCGCGGCGCGGTACGTCGACTGGTACAACCCGATGACCTACGACTACTTCGGCGCGTGGGCGGCCACCGGCCCCACGGCACCGCACTCGCCGCTGACCTCGTACCCGGGCATCCCGCAACAGGGCTACGACACCGCCGCCACGATCGCCAAGCTCAAGAGCCTGGGCATCCCGTCACGCAAGCTGCTGCTCGGCATCGGCTTCTACGGGCGCGGCTGGACCGGCGTCACCCAGGCGAAGCCGGGCGGCACGGCCACCGGTCCCGCGGCGGGGACGTACGAGGACGGCAACGAGGACTACAAGGTCCTCAAGGTCAAGTGCCCGGCGACCGGCACGGTCGGCGGCACCGCCTACGCCAAGTGCGGGAACGACTGGTGGAGTTACGACACCCCCGCGACCATCGCGACCAAGATGAAGTACAAGTCCAGGCAGGGGCTGGGCGGCACGTTCTTCTGGGAGCTAAGCGGGGACACGGCCAACGGTGAGCTGATCCGCGCGATCAAGTAG
- a CDS encoding TetR/AcrR family transcriptional regulator: MNISEQREVARPRARGTERSLARRAELISIGRKLFADTSYDALSMDDIARQAHVAKGLIYYYFQSKRGYYLAIIQDSVADLVTFAASGLELPQVDRVHRTIDSYLRYAEHNTAAYRTIVSGGVGFDTEVHAIRDGVRAAIVATIAEGAYGTSDIPALPRMGLLAWVCSVEGATLEWIARPELSREIMGDLLVKTLGGSLRAIEELDPAFAAPKSARRED, from the coding sequence TTGAATATCAGTGAACAGCGCGAAGTTGCCCGCCCCCGGGCACGCGGCACCGAGCGCTCACTGGCGCGCCGCGCCGAACTCATCTCCATCGGGCGGAAGTTGTTCGCCGACACGTCCTACGACGCGCTCTCGATGGACGACATCGCCCGGCAGGCGCATGTCGCCAAGGGGCTGATCTACTACTACTTCCAGTCCAAGCGCGGCTACTACCTGGCGATCATCCAGGACTCCGTCGCCGATCTGGTCACCTTCGCGGCGAGCGGCCTGGAACTGCCCCAGGTGGACCGGGTGCACCGCACCATCGACAGCTATCTTCGCTACGCCGAGCACAACACGGCCGCCTACCGCACGATCGTCAGCGGCGGCGTCGGCTTCGACACCGAGGTGCACGCCATCCGGGACGGGGTGCGCGCGGCGATCGTGGCGACCATCGCCGAGGGCGCGTACGGCACCAGCGACATCCCGGCACTGCCCCGCATGGGCCTGCTCGCCTGGGTGTGCAGCGTCGAGGGCGCCACCCTGGAGTGGATCGCCCGCCCCGAACTCTCCCGCGAGATCATGGGCGATCTGCTGGTGAAGACCCTGGGCGGCTCCCTGCGCGCCATCGAGGAACTCGACCCCGCCTTCGCCGCGCCGAAGTCGGCCCGCCGCGAGGACTGA
- a CDS encoding SCO1431 family membrane protein: MTAQTAAATATASRARTGGPETDGPKVLEHLMGWVLVAVVAMLVTQLGLL, encoded by the coding sequence ATGACCGCACAGACAGCCGCAGCCACAGCCACCGCCTCCCGCGCCCGCACCGGCGGCCCCGAGACCGACGGCCCGAAGGTCCTCGAGCACCTCATGGGCTGGGTCCTCGTCGCGGTCGTCGCGATGCTGGTCACCCAGCTCGGACTGCTGTGA
- a CDS encoding peptidase C39 family protein produces the protein MSRAEQPSRRTVLAAAVAAAVAGGSAPAATAADAADTAAADAAPARTVDHRSWTTYADWRAGSAKGTRAVAGPRPGVAVGTPLGTVDYTDPHTKTTATWEYATWTSPVQTLAVPSTEVIASWNASTPAGTWLQVELKGTYSDGTDTPWYVMGRWASGDQDIKRTSVDDQTDGRSTVWTDTFAIDDASTGLRLASCRLRLTLYRRPGTRLTPTVWRLGVMGSDVPDRFTVPASVPGLAQELTVPRYSQEIHLGQYPEYDSGGEAWCSPTSSQMIVEYWGGRLTAEQLAWVDSSYADPQVCHAARHTYDHQYAGCGNWPFNAAYAATFKDLQGVVTRLRSLTDLETLIAAGIPAITSQSFLKEELTGAGYGTSGHLMTVIGFTADGDVIANDPFSADDTAVRRVYRRREFENIWLRTKRYNASGKVASGTGGVCYLYFPARPTARQCKALTAVGVPV, from the coding sequence ATGAGCAGAGCCGAACAGCCGTCCCGCAGAACGGTCCTCGCCGCCGCGGTCGCCGCCGCGGTGGCAGGGGGCTCGGCCCCGGCCGCCACGGCCGCCGACGCGGCGGACACCGCGGCCGCCGACGCGGCCCCGGCCCGGACCGTCGACCACCGCTCCTGGACCACGTACGCCGACTGGCGCGCCGGCTCCGCCAAGGGCACCCGTGCCGTGGCGGGCCCCCGTCCGGGCGTGGCCGTCGGCACCCCGCTCGGCACCGTCGACTACACCGACCCGCACACCAAGACCACGGCCACCTGGGAGTACGCGACCTGGACGTCCCCGGTCCAGACGCTCGCCGTCCCCTCGACGGAGGTGATCGCCTCCTGGAACGCGAGCACCCCGGCCGGTACCTGGCTCCAGGTCGAGCTGAAGGGCACGTACTCCGACGGCACGGACACCCCCTGGTACGTGATGGGCCGCTGGGCCTCCGGCGACCAGGACATCAAGCGCACCTCGGTCGACGACCAGACCGACGGCCGGAGCACCGTCTGGACCGACACCTTCGCGATCGACGACGCCTCGACCGGCCTGCGCCTCGCCTCCTGCCGCCTGCGCCTCACGCTGTACCGCCGCCCCGGCACCAGGCTCACCCCGACCGTGTGGCGGCTCGGCGTGATGGGCTCCGACGTCCCGGACCGGTTCACCGTCCCGGCCTCCGTGCCCGGCCTCGCGCAGGAGCTGACCGTCCCGCGCTACTCCCAGGAGATCCACCTGGGCCAGTACCCCGAGTACGACAGCGGCGGGGAGGCCTGGTGCAGCCCCACCTCCTCGCAGATGATCGTCGAGTACTGGGGCGGCCGGCTCACCGCCGAGCAGCTGGCGTGGGTCGACTCGTCCTACGCCGACCCGCAGGTCTGCCACGCGGCCAGGCACACGTACGACCACCAGTACGCCGGCTGCGGCAACTGGCCGTTCAACGCCGCCTACGCGGCCACCTTCAAGGATCTCCAGGGCGTGGTCACCCGGCTCCGCTCGCTCACCGACCTGGAGACGCTGATCGCGGCGGGGATCCCGGCCATAACGTCCCAGTCCTTCCTCAAGGAGGAGCTCACGGGCGCGGGGTACGGCACCTCCGGGCACCTGATGACCGTGATCGGCTTCACGGCCGACGGTGATGTGATCGCCAACGACCCGTTCTCGGCGGACGACACGGCGGTGCGGCGCGTGTACCGGCGGCGGGAGTTCGAGAACATCTGGCTCAGGACCAAGCGGTACAACGCGAGCGGCAAGGTCGCGTCCGGCACCGGAGGCGTCTGCTACCTCTACTTCCCGGCGCGTCCGACCGCCCGCCAGTGCAAGGCCCTCACGGCGGTGGGGGTTCCCGTGTGA
- a CDS encoding uridine kinase family protein, with product MRQLASRLRRLPPSCGPVRLIGVDGHAGSGKSTLAGRLAEALGGAPVLRLDDLASHDELFAWTGRLLTQVIEPFGRGKTAHYAPYDWRARRFGPPRPLPAAPVVLIEGVGAGRRALRPFLACLLWMDMPPEEAWARGRSRDGEEQREFWDGWVAAEIRHFADDPSRPHAALLVRQLRQGYEVLPGPVGNLGPRQDVTHRDGPPAMW from the coding sequence ATCCGCCAGCTCGCCTCCCGTCTGCGCCGTCTGCCGCCGTCCTGTGGGCCGGTCCGGCTGATCGGCGTCGACGGCCACGCCGGCTCGGGGAAGTCCACCCTGGCCGGGAGGCTGGCCGAGGCGCTGGGGGGCGCGCCGGTGCTGCGTCTCGACGACCTCGCCAGCCACGACGAGCTGTTCGCCTGGACCGGGCGGCTGCTGACCCAGGTGATCGAGCCGTTCGGCCGCGGCAAGACCGCGCACTACGCCCCCTACGACTGGCGCGCCCGTCGCTTCGGCCCGCCGAGGCCGCTGCCCGCGGCCCCCGTCGTCCTGATCGAGGGGGTCGGCGCCGGCCGCCGTGCCCTGCGGCCGTTCCTGGCGTGTCTGCTGTGGATGGACATGCCACCCGAGGAGGCCTGGGCGCGCGGACGGTCCCGGGACGGGGAGGAGCAACGGGAGTTCTGGGACGGGTGGGTCGCGGCCGAGATCCGTCACTTCGCCGACGATCCTTCGCGCCCCCATGCCGCCCTGCTGGTGCGGCAGTTGAGGCAGGGGTACGAGGTGCTGCCGGGGCCGGTGGGAAACCTTGGACCACGCCAGGATGTCACCCACCGTGACGGACCACCCGCGATGTGGTGA
- a CDS encoding AAA family ATPase yields MDFGTQGPDAPADLAWLRGVDAYTMGAYPQAEEEFRTAVRIDPGMADGWLGLHALRVDTTTALLRMFRHRERFGEQRTRHRRTLNSWYWLGWWVQPVLESPRDLLLAHASHWLDGRHVPELDRALAGLPPVDTDHQVRFLHACRAYLVKDWEQLVRHTDPLLDDPLLGIEAGLFGGMARVRLEMYGQAEPLLSSALMRCRSEQPQRKELRYWLARAHEGTGRSAAALPLYRAVHRVDAAFMDTSARLAAIAEGDGYDDPADFAAITLTGVGQDMVDGPDGFDPLFGTEGRDLRLTEPSDLPPVVPLPSVADPAVREKTVVPSSLPAGPTDPVLLEEALAELEGMVGLEPVKRQVKALSAQLNMARLRTGQGLPVQPPKRHFVFSGPSGTGKTTVARILGRVFYALGLLGGDHLVEAQRADLVGEYLGQTAVKANELIDSALGGVLFVDEAYSLSNSGYGKGDAYGDEALQVLLKRAEDNRDHLVVILAGYPEGMDRLLAANPGLSSRFTTRVDFPSYRPLELTSIGEVLAAENGDAWDEEALDELRSIAGHVVDQGWIDELGNGRFLRTLYEKSCAYRDLRLSTYPGGLTRDDLSTLRLPDLMQAYGEVLSGRGPQDPAV; encoded by the coding sequence ATGGACTTCGGCACGCAGGGCCCCGACGCCCCGGCCGACCTCGCCTGGCTGCGAGGCGTGGACGCCTACACGATGGGCGCCTATCCACAGGCGGAGGAGGAGTTCCGCACCGCGGTGCGGATCGATCCCGGGATGGCCGACGGCTGGCTCGGACTGCACGCGCTGCGCGTCGACACGACGACCGCGCTGCTCAGGATGTTCCGGCACCGCGAGCGCTTCGGCGAGCAGCGGACCCGGCACCGCCGTACCCTCAACTCCTGGTACTGGCTGGGCTGGTGGGTGCAACCGGTGCTGGAGAGCCCGCGCGACCTGCTGCTGGCGCACGCCTCGCACTGGCTGGACGGCCGCCATGTGCCCGAACTGGACCGGGCCCTCGCCGGGCTGCCACCCGTCGACACCGATCACCAGGTCCGCTTCCTGCACGCCTGCCGCGCCTATCTGGTCAAGGACTGGGAGCAGCTGGTCCGGCACACCGACCCGCTGCTCGACGACCCCCTGCTGGGCATCGAGGCCGGTCTGTTCGGCGGGATGGCCCGGGTCCGCCTGGAGATGTACGGACAGGCCGAGCCACTGCTGTCGTCGGCCCTGATGCGCTGCCGCAGCGAGCAGCCGCAGCGCAAGGAGCTGCGGTACTGGCTGGCCCGGGCCCATGAGGGAACGGGCCGCTCGGCGGCGGCTCTCCCCCTGTACCGGGCGGTGCACCGCGTCGACGCCGCCTTCATGGACACCTCGGCCCGGCTCGCCGCGATCGCCGAGGGCGACGGATACGACGATCCCGCCGACTTCGCGGCGATCACGCTCACCGGGGTCGGGCAGGACATGGTGGACGGCCCGGACGGCTTCGACCCGCTGTTCGGCACCGAGGGCCGGGATCTGCGGCTCACCGAGCCCTCCGATCTGCCGCCCGTCGTCCCGCTGCCGTCGGTGGCCGACCCGGCGGTGCGGGAGAAGACCGTCGTCCCCTCGTCACTGCCGGCCGGGCCCACCGATCCCGTGTTACTCGAGGAGGCGCTCGCCGAACTGGAGGGCATGGTCGGCCTGGAGCCGGTGAAACGCCAGGTCAAGGCCCTGTCCGCGCAGCTCAACATGGCGCGGCTGCGGACCGGCCAGGGCCTTCCGGTCCAGCCGCCGAAGCGCCACTTCGTCTTCTCCGGTCCTTCCGGCACCGGCAAGACCACGGTGGCCCGCATCCTCGGCCGGGTCTTCTACGCCCTCGGCCTGCTGGGCGGCGACCATCTCGTGGAGGCCCAGCGGGCCGACCTGGTCGGCGAGTACCTCGGCCAGACGGCCGTGAAGGCCAACGAACTGATCGACTCCGCCCTCGGCGGTGTGCTCTTCGTCGACGAGGCGTACTCGCTCTCGAACTCCGGTTACGGCAAGGGCGACGCGTACGGCGACGAGGCGCTCCAGGTGCTGCTGAAGCGGGCCGAGGACAACCGGGACCACCTGGTGGTGATCCTGGCCGGCTACCCGGAGGGCATGGACCGTCTGCTGGCCGCGAACCCCGGGCTGTCCTCCCGCTTCACGACCCGTGTCGACTTCCCGTCCTACCGGCCCCTCGAGCTCACCTCCATCGGCGAGGTGCTGGCCGCGGAGAACGGCGACGCGTGGGACGAGGAGGCCCTGGACGAGCTGCGCTCCATCGCCGGGCACGTCGTGGACCAGGGGTGGATCGACGAACTGGGCAACGGGCGGTTCCTGCGCACCCTGTACGAGAAGAGCTGCGCCTACCGGGATCTGCGGCTGTCGACCTATCCGGGCGGACTGACCCGGGACGATCTGTCGACGCTGCGGCTGCCGGATCTGATGCAGGCGTACGGGGAGGTGCTGTCGGGGAGGGGGCCGCAGGATCCGGCGGTGTGA
- a CDS encoding hemolysin family protein, whose translation MSAFQLLFAALLVLANGFFVGAEFALVSVRRSQIEPLGTARARQVLYGLERLPQMMAAAQFGITVCSLTLGAVAEPTVAHLLEPVLEAVHLPHGMIHPLGYVVALAAVVFFHLVIGEMVPKNLAMAAPEKAALWLSPGLVAFARVCRPITVALGACARGILRLFHVEPKDEVEAVVTSEQLNRLLEDSGQAGLLDPEEQERLEDALELGSRPVTDVLLKRESLVTVSPSVTPGEIVGLTARTGYSRFPVAAENGAFMGYLHVKDVLDLEESERAVPQQVWRPMTTLRSELPLDDALTVMRRAATHLAQVADASGRVLGLVALEDVLELLVGEVTDPAHREVSGIRLTEPRGSSPKVTAPLEQGGPPSPEEALAS comes from the coding sequence ATGAGCGCCTTCCAGCTTCTCTTCGCCGCACTGCTCGTGCTGGCCAACGGATTCTTCGTCGGCGCCGAGTTCGCGCTCGTCTCCGTCCGCCGCAGCCAGATCGAGCCACTGGGCACCGCACGGGCCCGTCAGGTCCTCTACGGTCTGGAACGCCTGCCCCAGATGATGGCGGCGGCCCAGTTCGGCATCACCGTCTGCTCGCTCACCCTGGGCGCGGTCGCCGAACCGACGGTCGCACACCTCCTGGAGCCGGTCCTCGAGGCGGTCCACCTCCCGCACGGCATGATCCACCCGCTGGGCTATGTGGTGGCCCTCGCGGCCGTGGTCTTCTTCCACCTCGTCATCGGCGAGATGGTCCCGAAGAACCTCGCCATGGCGGCCCCCGAGAAGGCCGCGCTGTGGCTCAGCCCCGGCCTGGTCGCCTTCGCCCGGGTCTGCCGGCCGATCACGGTGGCCCTCGGCGCCTGCGCCCGGGGCATCCTGCGGCTCTTCCACGTGGAGCCCAAGGACGAGGTCGAGGCCGTCGTCACCAGCGAACAGCTGAACCGCCTGCTGGAGGACTCCGGCCAGGCCGGCCTCCTCGACCCCGAGGAGCAGGAACGGCTGGAGGACGCGCTGGAGCTGGGCTCCCGCCCGGTGACGGACGTGCTGCTGAAGCGCGAGTCCCTGGTGACGGTCAGCCCGTCTGTCACCCCCGGGGAGATCGTCGGACTGACCGCCCGTACCGGCTACTCCCGCTTCCCGGTGGCCGCGGAGAACGGCGCCTTCATGGGCTACCTGCACGTGAAGGACGTCCTCGACCTGGAGGAATCCGAGCGGGCGGTGCCGCAGCAGGTGTGGCGACCGATGACGACACTCCGCTCCGAACTGCCGCTGGACGACGCGCTGACGGTGATGCGCCGGGCGGCGACCCACCTGGCGCAGGTGGCCGACGCGTCCGGCAGGGTGCTCGGCCTGGTCGCCCTGGAGGACGTACTGGAGCTGCTGGTGGGCGAGGTCACCGACCCCGCGCACCGGGAGGTCTCCGGGATCCGGCTGACGGAGCCGAGGGGGAGTTCCCCCAAGGTCACGGCTCCGCTCGAGCAGGGCGGACCCCCGTCCCCGGAGGAAGCGCTGGCGAGCTGA